The stretch of DNA TCAAATTGTTCGATCTCCTGGGAAAACGACAGGAGCAGTTAAAACGCGTCGAGTCGCTGGAAGAGATGTGCCGGAGCCGTTCCACACCCGAACTCGCCGCCCGAGCCGCGCTTCATCGGGGTTCCTACTTTGCGGGAATCGGAGATTTTCGCCAGACCAAGGAATATGTGCGGAAAGGTCTGGATACGTGTCCGGCGGACGGAGGCCCGAGCCGGTTGAGGATGGATTTGCTTCGCACATACGGAATCGCCGCGTACAGCATGGGAGAGTACGCCGAAGCTCTGAAACATTACGAACAGGGACTCTCCATTTCCAAGGAGCTGGGGGAACGCGGTGCGGAGGCGGCGTTCTACAACACCGTCGGCTTGGTGCATTTCAACATGGGCCAGCCGCGGGAAGCGCTCGAGTATTATACGCGCGCCTACGAGATCATGGATGAGATCGGAGACCGTCGCGGGCAGGGCAACGCGTTGGGGAACCAAGGCCTGGTGTATTGGACCCTGGGGGAGTACAGCCGGGCCCTCGAACAGCTGAATCAGTCGCATAAGATTTTTCGTGAGATCGGTTTCCGTAAGGGGCAGGCGGTGACAATGGGGAATATCGGCGTGATTCATCACAAACTCGGCCAATACACCGAAGCTCTCAGGTGCTACGAGACCGCCCTGGCTTTGCGCCGCGAAATCCACGACCGAGCGGGGGAGGGGTATGATTTGGTGAACATCGGCGTTGTTCACCAACATCTTGGGAATTACGTGAAAGCGATCGAACATTTTGAAGCGGGGGAATGGCTGGCCCGTGAAGTGGGGAGCAACTATCTCCTTTCCGAAAATCTAAATTGCCTGGGGATCGTATATCGAAAATTGGGCGAAACCGACACGGCCTTGCTTTCTCGAGCAAGATCAAAGGTTGAAGAGGCCCTGCACATCGCGCTGGAGCACAAGCTGGTGCCAGCGCAGGTAAAAGCTCTCTCCAATATCGGACGGATCTTGTGGGCTTTGGGAGAGCGGGAAGTGGCTCTGGCGAAAAGCACGGAGGCGATGAAATTGATCGAAGTCCATCAATCGGGTGTGGAGGGCTCCGAGGAAGACGCCTACATCAACCACTATTTCATTCTGTCGGACGCCGGGCGCGGGAGCGAGGCCCGAGAATGGCTCGGCAAGCTGGTTCATCTGATCGAGGACCGCGCCGCGCGAATTAAAGAAGAAGCATACCGCCGCAGCTTCCTCGAAGAAGTTCGCCAGAATCGGTACGCCCTGAGCGAGTGGAGAAAGAACCCGGACTGATGGAACCGCAGCGGTTCGGCAAGTTCTGGCTTGTGGACAAAGTCGCCGCGGGAGGAATGGCGGAGATCTTTCGCGCCGTCGGTTTCATGGCGGACGGGCGGCAGCGGACGCTCGCGATTAAACGGATCTTGCCGCAGTTTTCCGACGACGAGGAATTCGTTTCGTTGCTGATCGATGAGGCGAAATTGATGGTGCGCCTCAACCATCCCAACATCGTTCCGATCGTCGAGTTCGGGAAAGCCGAAAGCTCCTATTACATCGCGATGGATTTCGTGGAAGGGACGACCCTCAAGGATCTCTTCCGCCGGGTCCGTGAAAAAGGAGAGCAGTTTTCATTCGATCTGGCGATTCACATTGTGCGGGAGATCGGTCTGGGCCTTTCGTACGCCCATCGGAAAACCGACGACGGCGGAAAATCACTCGACCTCGTTCATCGAGATATCAGCCCGGCGAATATACTGATTTCCTTCGACGGGGAAGTGAAGATCGCCGATTTTGGAATTTCCAAAGCAACCAACCAGTCCCACAGCACTCGAATCGGCGTGATCCGCGGCAAGACCGGGTACATGTCCCCCGAACAGACCAAGGGCGGCACCGTGATCGACCTGCGCAGCGATATTTATTCTATGGGCATCATTTTGTACGAGCTCCTGACGGGGGAGCGGCTCTATAAGGCCAAATCGGTCCCGGAAGCGCTTCGGATCATCCGCGAGGGAAAAATTCCCCCCATGGCCTCTCGTCGCCCCGGCGTGCCGGACGATTTGGAACGGATCGTTAGGAAAGCTCTCGCTCAAAAGCCGGACGATCGCTACCAGAGAACCGAAGGTCTCTTGGATGAGCTGAACGAGTTCTTAACGCGGGGATTCCCGGGCGGGCGGCCGATTCGCGTGACGCACACCGATCTCGTCGGCTTTTTGAATCGATATTATTCGGTCGAAATGGCTTCGAAATCAGGAGAGGCGACCGCCGTGAATTTGGATGTTCATTGGGGCGAACCGAGCGTCTCGACCGCCGCCGACGCAAATGCGGCTTCCGCACAACGGCCTCAAACGATTGCCGCCAATCCCCTCTATGAATTGAGCGAGCCCGAAAAATCGATTGTCACGCCGGGGAAGGGCATACGCGGGGAACAAGCAGCGACCCTCGCCGCGTCCGAGAGTCGCACCGTGTCTCTTCAGGATGCCGTTTCGGCTTCGATCGAGGTCGCGCGACGAGTCTCCCCGTTTGTGATCCGGGGACTGGCGGTCGGATTAGGGGCGATCGTCATTTCGATCGTGATCTTTCGAAGAAGCCAAGTCGTTCCGGGAAAGGCGGTTCCAACGCCTTCCCCTAAACCGGAGATCCGGATCACCAAGGATAAGACGCCCGCGCCATCGAAAACCGCGTCCGCTTCCCTCACACGAGCGCTGGTCCATGTAGATACGGATCCGAAATCGGCGCGCGCGAGGCTTTATCTCGACGGCCGGCCCATGGGAGAGAGCCCGGTGGACCTTCGTAATTTGGAGGTCGGAAAGAGTTATACGTTGAAAGTCGAGGCACGGGGCTACTTCCCTCAGGAAATGACGCTTCAAATTTCCGAATCGGGGGAAACGGCAAAAACCGTCTTTCTCAATCCGATTCAGGATAAGAGCTCACGACCCCCGCCTCCTATGGTCGGACCCCCGGTCAAGCTCGGTTCCAAGAAGCCGGCGCCCAAGCCCGGGTTTTTTATCATAAACTCCATTCCATGGTCGGTGGTGTATGTGGACGGAAAACGGGTCGACACCACGCCGATCACGAAACCGGTCGTCGTTTCGGCGGGACGGCACAACATCAGACTGGAGAACCCGAATCTGAAGCTCAAACAGGAGATCTGGGTGAATTTTGAGTCGGGCAAGACGCTCAAGTGCATCGTCAATTTGAAGGATCAGAAATACACGTGCAAGTGAACGGAACCGGCCGTTCGATTTATTTGAGAGAGTAGATGTAATCACGCATGCAAATTTCTTGTTTTTCCTAAGAAGGCTTGAAGGTGGAGAAAGATATTGAGATAGAGGACATATTTACC from Bdellovibrionota bacterium encodes:
- a CDS encoding tetratricopeptide repeat protein, giving the protein EKPICLRGASLADHTTPLGILADLIQRGLTLPEIGPSLFSDVPPEQKESAEELAAVVHYLAGQKELDDRMQSLDPQALRLEIHLAVRFVLERSAAIAKERGCAPLFVHLEDLQWIDAASQEALEFLGANLRFDAPIFFIWTYRPEFRWSPELKTQFQAEEIELKPLPQDSCRAILRNVLGESAFPSGEEDLLVRRSGGNPFFMEELIQSLIDDGTLQRENDSWRLSKAIDEAGLPDTINRMILARIDKIRPEHKQVLMAASVVGETIPSVIIQDVGHRMGAEKAGVEIRLKNLHDLGFLYPKERKGSLGSEFAFRHALTRDVVYSTLLNHNKKILHGLAGQAYEHVYKDRPQDHSALLFHHFSRAGLKDKTITYGLMAVDQMVRQYATKEGLEVAQVLWPLLKESGNSAHHLDARIRLTEAEIKLFDLLGKRQEQLKRVESLEEMCRSRSTPELAARAALHRGSYFAGIGDFRQTKEYVRKGLDTCPADGGPSRLRMDLLRTYGIAAYSMGEYAEALKHYEQGLSISKELGERGAEAAFYNTVGLVHFNMGQPREALEYYTRAYEIMDEIGDRRGQGNALGNQGLVYWTLGEYSRALEQLNQSHKIFREIGFRKGQAVTMGNIGVIHHKLGQYTEALRCYETALALRREIHDRAGEGYDLVNIGVVHQHLGNYVKAIEHFEAGEWLAREVGSNYLLSENLNCLGIVYRKLGETDTALLSRARSKVEEALHIALEHKLVPAQVKALSNIGRILWALGEREVALAKSTEAMKLIEVHQSGVEGSEEDAYINHYFILSDAGRGSEAREWLGKLVHLIEDRAARIKEEAYRRSFLEEVRQNRYALSEWRKNPD
- a CDS encoding serine/threonine-protein kinase produces the protein MEKEPGLMEPQRFGKFWLVDKVAAGGMAEIFRAVGFMADGRQRTLAIKRILPQFSDDEEFVSLLIDEAKLMVRLNHPNIVPIVEFGKAESSYYIAMDFVEGTTLKDLFRRVREKGEQFSFDLAIHIVREIGLGLSYAHRKTDDGGKSLDLVHRDISPANILISFDGEVKIADFGISKATNQSHSTRIGVIRGKTGYMSPEQTKGGTVIDLRSDIYSMGIILYELLTGERLYKAKSVPEALRIIREGKIPPMASRRPGVPDDLERIVRKALAQKPDDRYQRTEGLLDELNEFLTRGFPGGRPIRVTHTDLVGFLNRYYSVEMASKSGEATAVNLDVHWGEPSVSTAADANAASAQRPQTIAANPLYELSEPEKSIVTPGKGIRGEQAATLAASESRTVSLQDAVSASIEVARRVSPFVIRGLAVGLGAIVISIVIFRRSQVVPGKAVPTPSPKPEIRITKDKTPAPSKTASASLTRALVHVDTDPKSARARLYLDGRPMGESPVDLRNLEVGKSYTLKVEARGYFPQEMTLQISESGETAKTVFLNPIQDKSSRPPPPMVGPPVKLGSKKPAPKPGFFIINSIPWSVVYVDGKRVDTTPITKPVVVSAGRHNIRLENPNLKLKQEIWVNFESGKTLKCIVNLKDQKYTCK